From one Micromonospora siamensis genomic stretch:
- a CDS encoding MarR family winged helix-turn-helix transcriptional regulator, protein MGSEVGCEVRHNPVVAERDDVDVIVEQWRRERAGMSPEPMAVFGRIYRLARLVGDAQEKVYAGWGISRGEFDVLAALRRAGSPYALAPKALAAGLMLTSGGMTGRLDRLERSGLVRRTPDPTDRRGLRISLTDQGRRVVEESADAGLAVQRRILDALPARDQEHLGDLLRALLAAAGAET, encoded by the coding sequence GTGGGGTCGGAGGTGGGGTGCGAGGTGCGGCACAATCCGGTGGTGGCCGAGCGGGACGACGTCGACGTGATCGTCGAGCAGTGGCGGCGGGAGCGCGCCGGAATGAGTCCCGAGCCGATGGCCGTCTTCGGCCGGATCTACCGGCTGGCCCGGCTGGTCGGCGACGCGCAGGAGAAGGTCTACGCCGGTTGGGGGATCAGCCGGGGTGAGTTCGACGTGCTCGCCGCGCTGCGCCGCGCAGGCTCGCCGTACGCGCTGGCCCCCAAGGCGCTCGCCGCCGGGCTGATGCTGACCTCCGGCGGGATGACCGGCCGGCTGGACCGGCTGGAGCGTTCCGGCCTGGTCCGGCGTACCCCCGATCCGACCGACCGGCGCGGGCTGCGGATCAGCCTGACCGACCAGGGGCGGCGGGTCGTCGAGGAGTCCGCCGACGCCGGCCTGGCCGTGCAACGGCGGATCCTGGACGCCCTGCCGGCGCGGGATCAGGAACACCTGGGAGACCTGCTGCGTGCCCTGCTGGCCGCCGCCGGGGCGGAGACCTGA
- a CDS encoding GNAT family N-acetyltransferase codes for MIETRVLGEGDWKMWRELRFAALAEAGYAFGSQLADWQGDGDREERWRDRLAIPGSYNIFAMLDGQAVGMASGVPTDHDEGIELISMYVAPAGRSQGAGDHLVRAVEHWARLVGARTLRLAVVEGNQNAWALYQRNGFRDTGELGDLMPDGVRREHVMTKSLVG; via the coding sequence GTGATCGAAACACGTGTGCTCGGCGAGGGCGACTGGAAGATGTGGCGGGAACTTCGGTTCGCTGCGCTGGCGGAGGCCGGGTACGCCTTCGGTTCCCAGCTGGCGGACTGGCAGGGCGACGGCGACCGCGAGGAACGCTGGCGCGATCGACTGGCCATCCCCGGCTCGTACAACATCTTCGCCATGCTCGACGGGCAAGCCGTCGGGATGGCCAGCGGGGTGCCGACCGACCACGATGAGGGCATCGAACTGATCTCGATGTACGTGGCACCTGCGGGGCGTAGCCAAGGCGCGGGCGACCACCTCGTGCGGGCGGTCGAGCACTGGGCCCGGCTGGTGGGCGCGCGGACGCTGCGGCTGGCCGTTGTGGAGGGCAACCAGAACGCCTGGGCCCTCTACCAACGCAACGGCTTCCGTGACACGGGTGAACTCGGCGATCTCATGCCCGACGGGGTGCGCCGCGAGCACGTCATGACCAAGAGCCTCGTGGGTTAG
- a CDS encoding DNA-3-methyladenine glycosylase 2 family protein, giving the protein MELDFERCYRAVDSRDQRFDGWFYTGVTSTGIYCRPSCPAMTPKRRNVRFFPSAAAAQGAGLRACRRCRPDAAPGSPQWDVRADVVGRAMRLIADGIVDRDGVPGLAQRLGYTERHLHRMLHAELGAGPLALARAQRAQTARTLIETTAMGMAEIAFAAGFGSVRQFNDTVREVYGVPPSELRTARGRRPAAGGAGTITLRLAYRPPLHADALLDFLAVRALPGVEEVRDGTYRRGLRLPHGTGEAALTPADGHVAATLRLTDMRDLAPAVARCRRLLDLDADPEAIDATLSTDPTLAALVVEEPGIRLPRAVDGFEMALRAITTQQVSLASARTTLTHLLHHLTTPAQGVDHEVSGDVDLQNRRKLHDQREPGGSPAAGGLRGFPGAEEVLEVPDAGFRMPVGRRETIRGLARAVVAGEVDLDGAGDRAETVQRLTALPGIGPWTAGYVAMRALGDPDVLLATDLAVRRGARALGLPDDPTTLDPYADRWRPWRSYATIRLWRAA; this is encoded by the coding sequence GTGGAGTTGGACTTCGAGCGTTGCTACCGCGCCGTCGACAGCCGTGACCAGCGCTTCGACGGCTGGTTCTACACCGGCGTGACGTCGACCGGGATCTACTGCCGGCCGTCCTGCCCGGCGATGACCCCGAAGCGGCGCAACGTCCGGTTCTTTCCGTCGGCCGCCGCCGCGCAGGGCGCCGGGCTGCGGGCCTGCCGCCGCTGCCGACCGGACGCCGCCCCCGGCTCACCGCAGTGGGACGTCCGCGCCGACGTGGTCGGCCGGGCGATGCGGCTGATCGCCGACGGGATCGTCGACCGGGACGGCGTACCGGGGCTGGCCCAACGGCTCGGCTACACCGAACGGCACCTGCACCGGATGCTCCACGCCGAACTGGGCGCCGGACCGCTCGCGCTGGCCCGGGCGCAACGCGCGCAGACCGCCCGCACGTTGATCGAGACCACCGCCATGGGCATGGCCGAGATCGCGTTCGCGGCCGGCTTCGGCAGCGTCCGGCAGTTCAACGACACGGTCCGCGAGGTGTACGGCGTACCCCCGTCGGAGCTGCGCACGGCGCGCGGGCGGCGACCGGCGGCCGGCGGGGCGGGCACGATCACGCTGCGCCTGGCGTACCGGCCGCCGCTGCACGCCGACGCGCTGCTGGACTTCCTCGCGGTGCGGGCGCTGCCCGGTGTGGAGGAGGTCCGCGACGGGACGTACCGCCGGGGGCTGCGGCTGCCGCACGGCACCGGCGAGGCGGCCCTGACCCCGGCGGACGGGCACGTCGCCGCCACCCTGCGGCTGACCGACATGCGTGACCTGGCCCCCGCGGTGGCCCGCTGCCGCCGCCTGCTCGACCTCGACGCCGACCCCGAGGCGATCGACGCCACCCTCTCCACCGACCCCACCCTGGCCGCGCTGGTCGTCGAGGAACCCGGCATCCGCCTCCCGAGAGCGGTGGACGGCTTCGAGATGGCCCTGCGCGCCATCACCACCCAACAGGTCTCCCTGGCCTCGGCGAGAACCACCCTCACCCACCTCCTCCACCACCTCACCACCCCCGCCCAAGGCGTTGATCATGAAGTTAGCGGCGATGTCGATCTCCAAAACCGACGCAAACTTCATGATCAACGCGAGCCGGGCGGCAGCCCGGCGGCGGGTGGGCTGCGGGGGTTTCCGGGCGCGGAGGAGGTGTTGGAGGTGCCGGATGCGGGGTTCCGGATGCCTGTCGGGCGGCGCGAGACGATCCGGGGGCTGGCGCGGGCGGTGGTGGCCGGGGAGGTCGACCTCGACGGGGCCGGGGACCGGGCGGAGACCGTACAGCGGCTGACCGCGCTGCCCGGGATCGGCCCGTGGACCGCCGGCTACGTCGCCATGCGCGCCCTCGGCGACCCCGACGTCCTGCTCGCCACCGACCTGGCGGTACGCCGGGGCGCCCGCGCCCTCGGCCTGCCCGACGACCCGACCACCCTCGACCCGTACGCCGACCGCTGGCGCCCCTGGCGGTCGTACGCGACCATCCGACTCTGGAGAGCGGCATGA
- a CDS encoding Type 1 glutamine amidotransferase-like domain-containing protein translates to MPASEPTIVATSMGFSPSGRGPWVAAPGPVFELMAELSGAAEPRICYLNQAVGDQPTSLTLWYGAFAGTRYRPSHLALFPMPNVDDIRAHLLAQDVVWVGGGSVANLCAVWRTHGLGEILRECWEAGVVLGGVSAGSICWHVGGATDSYGPRLRAFTDGLGWLPYGNGVHYDSEKQRRPLMHRLVADGTLPTSHCTDDGVGLVYRGTRRVEAVAERAGVAAYELRRGDDGTVTETVITPRVLG, encoded by the coding sequence GTGCCCGCCAGTGAACCCACCATCGTCGCCACCAGCATGGGCTTCTCGCCGAGCGGCCGGGGCCCCTGGGTGGCGGCCCCCGGCCCGGTCTTCGAGCTGATGGCCGAGCTGTCGGGCGCCGCCGAGCCGCGGATCTGCTACCTCAACCAGGCCGTCGGCGACCAGCCCACCTCGCTCACCCTCTGGTACGGCGCGTTCGCCGGCACCCGCTACCGGCCGTCGCACCTGGCGCTCTTCCCGATGCCCAACGTCGACGACATCCGGGCCCACCTGCTCGCCCAGGACGTCGTCTGGGTCGGCGGCGGCAGCGTCGCCAACCTCTGCGCGGTGTGGCGGACGCACGGCCTGGGCGAGATCCTCCGCGAGTGCTGGGAGGCGGGGGTGGTGCTCGGTGGCGTCTCCGCCGGCTCGATCTGCTGGCACGTCGGTGGCGCCACCGACAGCTACGGCCCGCGGCTGCGCGCCTTCACCGACGGCCTGGGCTGGCTCCCGTACGGCAACGGGGTGCACTACGACAGCGAGAAGCAGCGCCGGCCGCTGATGCACCGGCTGGTGGCCGACGGCACCCTGCCGACCAGCCACTGCACCGACGACGGGGTGGGGCTGGTCTACCGGGGCACCCGGCGGGTCGAGGCGGTCGCCGAGCGCGCCGGGGTGGCGGCGTACGAGCTGCGTCGGGGCGACGACGGCACGGTGACCGAGACGGTGATCACGCCCCGGGTGCTCGGCTGA
- a CDS encoding methylated-DNA--[protein]-cysteine S-methyltransferase: MTTLDSTVIDTPAGPLSVLADPDGAVRAAGFTADPATLLPLMHPSLRGDLRPRTDLGPVDRAVASYLDGELTAIDAVPVRQHTGGPFMGHAWAVLREVAPGGPVTYTGFAARAGRPLAVRAAAAACARNAVALFVPCHRVLRTDGTLGGYRWGLPVKRWLLAHEQGKVPAMTAS, from the coding sequence ATGACCACCCTGGACAGCACCGTCATCGACACCCCGGCCGGACCGTTGAGCGTCCTCGCCGACCCCGACGGGGCGGTACGCGCCGCCGGCTTCACCGCCGACCCGGCCACCCTGCTCCCGCTGATGCACCCGAGCCTGCGCGGTGACCTGCGACCCCGCACCGACCTCGGGCCGGTCGACCGGGCCGTGGCGTCCTACCTGGACGGCGAGCTGACCGCGATCGACGCGGTGCCGGTCCGTCAGCACACCGGTGGCCCGTTCATGGGGCACGCCTGGGCGGTGCTGCGCGAGGTCGCGCCGGGCGGACCGGTGACGTACACCGGTTTCGCCGCCCGCGCCGGACGCCCCCTGGCGGTACGGGCGGCGGCGGCGGCCTGCGCCCGCAACGCGGTCGCCCTCTTCGTGCCCTGCCACCGGGTGCTGCGCACCGACGGGACGCTCGGCGGCTACCGGTGGGGACTGCCGGTCAAGCGGTGGCTGCTCGCCCACGAGCAGGGCAAGGTGCCCGCGATGACGGCAAGCTGA
- a CDS encoding ABC transporter ATP-binding protein: MPARIDGDRTPSGGTRPRPLHNLLRLRPYLRPYAGQFCWLLAAALAATAASLTVPLLTQRVVDGPIARHDTGGVLRLGALALLLGLTEAVLIFIRRWTQSSSSVGMEAAIRADVYAHLQRLPAGFHDRWQSGQLLSRITSDLSVIRRFLSFGLLFLVLNVATYLAVVVLLIRLHPGLGLLVAASAVPLFLISRRFARHYHAASRRMQDQQGDVATLVEETAQGLRTMKAYGRGPQLAERFAGSARTLHDTGVAKARLLARTSALFDLVPNLTLGAVLVLGAAAVADGRLTVGQLVAFVSLQLMLIWPVQSLGWIIANGQEAATAADRIHEVLDTAPSIVDAPHAVELSRAAVRGRLVFEQVAFRYPGTTAPVLRQVDLTVEPGETLALVGATGSGKSTLLSLVPRLHEVTGGRITVDGHDVRDLRLGSLRRLVGVAFEEPTLFSMSVWENLTLGRPDAGEDEVRAALALAQADFAYELPWGLATRVGEQGLSLSGGQRQRLALARAVLGRPALLVLDDPLSALDVQTEALVEGALRRVLADTTALLVVHRPSTVALADRVALLDGGRIVATGTHSELLAQVPAYRAVLSAGPGGTGPAVPSPRKPNGAGLVRS, encoded by the coding sequence GTGCCTGCGCGCATCGACGGTGACCGCACTCCCAGCGGCGGCACCCGCCCGCGCCCGCTGCACAACCTGCTGCGGCTGCGCCCCTACCTGCGCCCGTACGCCGGGCAGTTCTGCTGGCTGCTGGCCGCCGCCCTGGCGGCCACGGCGGCCAGCCTGACCGTTCCGCTGCTCACCCAGCGGGTGGTGGACGGGCCGATCGCCCGGCACGACACCGGCGGTGTGCTCCGCCTCGGCGCGCTGGCCCTGCTGCTCGGGCTCACCGAGGCCGTGCTGATCTTCATCCGGCGGTGGACCCAGTCGTCCTCGTCGGTCGGCATGGAGGCGGCGATCCGCGCCGACGTCTACGCCCACCTGCAACGGTTGCCGGCCGGCTTCCACGACCGGTGGCAGTCCGGCCAGCTGCTGTCCCGGATCACCAGCGACCTGTCGGTGATCCGCCGGTTCCTCTCCTTCGGCCTGCTCTTCCTGGTGCTCAACGTGGCCACCTACCTGGCGGTGGTGGTGCTGCTGATCCGGCTGCACCCGGGGCTGGGGCTGCTGGTCGCCGCGAGCGCCGTCCCGCTGTTCCTGATCAGCCGCCGGTTCGCCCGGCACTACCACGCCGCGTCCCGCCGGATGCAGGACCAGCAGGGTGACGTCGCCACCCTGGTCGAGGAGACCGCCCAGGGGCTGCGCACCATGAAGGCGTACGGGCGGGGGCCGCAGCTGGCCGAACGGTTCGCCGGCAGCGCCCGCACGTTGCACGACACCGGGGTCGCCAAGGCCCGGCTGCTGGCCCGCACGTCGGCGCTGTTCGACCTGGTGCCCAACCTGACCCTCGGGGCCGTGCTGGTGCTCGGCGCCGCCGCCGTCGCCGACGGCCGGCTCACCGTCGGCCAGCTGGTGGCCTTCGTCAGCCTCCAGCTCATGCTGATCTGGCCGGTCCAGTCGCTCGGCTGGATCATCGCCAACGGGCAGGAGGCCGCCACCGCCGCCGACCGGATCCACGAGGTGCTCGACACCGCCCCGTCGATCGTGGACGCCCCGCACGCCGTCGAGCTGTCCCGCGCCGCGGTGCGCGGCCGGCTCGTCTTCGAGCAGGTCGCCTTCCGCTACCCGGGCACCACCGCCCCGGTGCTGCGCCAGGTCGACCTGACCGTCGAACCGGGCGAGACGCTCGCCCTGGTCGGCGCCACCGGCAGCGGCAAGAGCACCCTGCTGTCGCTGGTACCCCGGCTGCACGAGGTCACCGGCGGGCGGATCACCGTCGACGGGCACGACGTGCGGGACCTGCGGCTCGGCTCGCTGCGCCGGCTGGTCGGCGTGGCGTTCGAGGAGCCCACTCTCTTCTCCATGTCGGTCTGGGAGAACCTCACCCTCGGCCGGCCCGACGCCGGCGAGGACGAGGTCCGGGCGGCGCTGGCGCTGGCCCAGGCGGACTTCGCGTACGAGCTGCCGTGGGGGTTGGCCACCCGGGTCGGTGAGCAGGGGCTGTCGCTCTCCGGCGGCCAGCGGCAACGGCTGGCGCTGGCCCGCGCGGTGCTCGGCCGGCCGGCGCTGCTGGTCCTCGACGACCCGCTCTCCGCGCTGGACGTGCAGACCGAGGCGCTGGTCGAGGGGGCGTTGCGCCGGGTGCTGGCGGACACCACCGCGCTGCTGGTGGTGCACCGCCCCTCCACGGTGGCGCTGGCCGACCGGGTGGCGCTGCTCGACGGGGGCCGGATCGTCGCCACCGGCACCCACTCCGAGCTGCTGGCACAGGTCCCGGCGTACCGCGCGGTGCTCTCCGCCGGCCCCGGCGGGACCGGGCCTGCGGTGCCGTCGCCCCGCAAGCCGAACGGCGCCGGGCTGGTGCGGTCGTGA
- the ychF gene encoding redox-regulated ATPase YchF — protein sequence MSLTIGIVGLPNVGKSTLFNALTKNDVLAANYPFATIEPNVGVVGLPDERLGKLAEIFSSQKVLPAPVSFVDIAGLVRGASKGQGRGNAFLANIRDASAICQVVRAFSDPNVVHVDGKVSPADDIETINTELILADIQTLEKALPRLEKEAKLRKDRAAAVQAAKQAVEVLDGGTTLYSGAAAAKIELEHLRELHLLTTKPFLYVFNVDEAELGNAEFLDELRALVAPAEAVFMDAKIESELVDLPEEEARELLESIGQSEPGLDQLVRVGFRTLGLQTYLTAGPKEARAWTVPVGATAPEAAGVIHSDFQRGFIKAEVVSYDDLVEAGSMAAAKAAGKVRIEGKEYVMQDGDVVEFRFNV from the coding sequence GTGAGCCTCACCATCGGGATCGTCGGCCTGCCCAACGTCGGCAAGAGCACCCTGTTCAACGCGCTGACCAAGAACGACGTGCTCGCGGCGAACTACCCGTTCGCCACGATCGAGCCGAACGTCGGCGTCGTCGGGCTGCCCGACGAGCGGCTGGGCAAGCTGGCGGAGATCTTCTCCTCGCAGAAGGTGCTCCCGGCGCCGGTCTCGTTCGTCGACATCGCCGGCCTGGTCCGGGGCGCCTCCAAGGGGCAGGGCCGGGGCAACGCGTTCCTGGCGAACATCCGCGACGCCTCGGCGATCTGCCAGGTGGTGCGCGCCTTCTCCGACCCGAACGTGGTGCACGTCGACGGCAAGGTCTCCCCGGCCGACGACATCGAGACGATCAACACCGAGCTGATCCTCGCCGACATCCAGACTCTGGAGAAGGCGCTGCCGCGGCTGGAGAAGGAGGCCAAGCTCCGCAAGGACCGGGCCGCCGCCGTCCAGGCCGCGAAGCAGGCCGTCGAGGTGCTCGACGGCGGCACCACCCTCTACTCCGGGGCCGCCGCCGCCAAGATCGAGCTGGAGCACCTGCGCGAGCTGCACCTGCTCACCACCAAGCCGTTCCTCTACGTCTTCAACGTCGACGAGGCCGAGCTGGGCAACGCCGAGTTCCTCGACGAGCTGCGCGCGCTGGTCGCGCCCGCCGAGGCCGTCTTCATGGACGCCAAGATCGAGTCCGAGCTGGTGGACCTGCCCGAGGAGGAGGCCCGCGAGCTGCTGGAGTCGATCGGGCAGTCCGAGCCGGGGCTGGACCAGCTGGTCCGGGTCGGGTTCCGCACGCTGGGGCTCCAGACGTACCTGACGGCCGGCCCCAAGGAGGCGCGGGCCTGGACCGTCCCGGTCGGCGCGACCGCGCCGGAGGCCGCCGGGGTGATCCACAGCGACTTCCAGCGCGGCTTCATCAAGGCCGAGGTGGTCTCCTACGACGACCTGGTCGAGGCCGGATCGATGGCGGCGGCGAAGGCCGCCGGCAAGGTCCGGATCGAGGGCAAGGAGTACGTCATGCAGGACGGCGACGTGGTGGAGTTCCGCTTCAACGTGTAA
- a CDS encoding GNAT family N-acetyltransferase encodes MIIRRELDHDAEAIRVVTAAAFRGLDHSAPPVEPGGDPGEATLVSWLRADESWIPELSLVAIEDDEVVGHVLATRARVDAEPALALGPVSVLPHRQRAGIGSAMMHAVLGAADALGEPLVALLGDPNYYHRFGFVPAQQYDIHPPDASWGTYFQVRALTHYNGQRGRFHYPAPFDPKRFG; translated from the coding sequence GTGATCATTCGACGCGAACTCGACCATGACGCAGAGGCGATCCGGGTCGTGACTGCAGCCGCATTCCGGGGCCTTGACCACAGCGCCCCACCGGTGGAGCCCGGCGGCGATCCCGGTGAAGCGACGCTCGTGTCGTGGCTTCGCGCTGACGAGAGTTGGATCCCTGAGCTGTCGTTGGTCGCGATCGAGGACGATGAGGTGGTCGGTCACGTGCTCGCGACCCGCGCCCGCGTCGATGCCGAACCAGCTTTGGCCCTCGGCCCGGTCAGTGTGCTCCCGCATCGCCAACGGGCCGGGATCGGCTCGGCGATGATGCACGCCGTCCTCGGCGCGGCCGACGCGCTCGGCGAGCCATTGGTGGCGCTGCTAGGTGACCCGAACTACTATCACCGATTCGGGTTCGTCCCTGCGCAGCAGTACGACATCCACCCACCCGATGCGTCGTGGGGGACGTATTTTCAGGTTCGCGCACTCACCCACTACAACGGGCAACGCGGCCGATTCCACTACCCTGCGCCCTTCGACCCGAAGCGATTCGGCTGA
- a CDS encoding ABC transporter ATP-binding protein, with translation MTADHAGAAAGDAAELARWRGRATDPDADRSRAEDASPEAVARLRARSRVLLRDLLRPHRRRLGGAVALLLAQNAAAMAGPYLVMLGIDRGIAPLRAGDPRPLVALAVAFGLAAGVEYAARRGFLTLSARIGQAVLLELRRRVYDHFLRLSVGFHERYTSGRMVSRLTSDLDSIAELVDGGIDRLVVSALSVLTVAGILLWLDPPLAAATLLAFPFLLLLSRWFARSSAAAYRRTREAVALVIVHFVESLRGIRAVQAYRRERRNQRIFDAVNDDYREASLRAFRLIAIFSPGIRAIGNVTVAVVLGYGGARVLGGGMAVGVLAAFLLYLRRFFEPMEELSQFYNSLQSATAALEKLAGVLDEPPGVPEPARPVPLPAGPGRGALRFDGVGFGYRADAPVLSGLDLTVPAGQTVALIGPTGAGKSTIAKLVARFHDPVTGTVGLDGVDLRDLADAELRRAVVLVTQENHLFSGSVSENIRFGRPDADDAEVEAAARAIGAHDFIAALPDGYATEVHRRGGRLSAGQRQLVAFARAFLADPRVLILDEATSSLDVPSERLVQRALATVLRDRTALVIAHRLSTVEIADRVLVVDGGRIVEDGPPERLTAAGGRYAALHRQWRESLL, from the coding sequence GTGACCGCCGACCACGCCGGGGCGGCGGCCGGGGACGCGGCCGAGCTGGCCCGGTGGCGGGGCCGGGCCACCGACCCGGACGCCGACCGCAGCCGCGCCGAGGACGCCTCGCCGGAGGCGGTGGCCCGGCTGCGCGCGCGCAGCCGGGTGCTGCTGCGCGACCTGCTCCGCCCGCACCGCCGCCGGCTGGGTGGCGCCGTCGCGCTGCTGCTGGCCCAGAACGCCGCCGCGATGGCCGGGCCCTACCTCGTCATGCTCGGCATCGACCGGGGCATCGCGCCGCTGCGGGCCGGCGACCCGCGACCGCTGGTCGCGCTGGCCGTCGCGTTCGGCCTGGCCGCCGGAGTCGAGTACGCGGCCCGGCGCGGCTTCCTCACCCTCTCCGCCCGGATCGGCCAGGCCGTCCTGCTGGAGCTGCGCCGCCGGGTGTACGACCACTTCCTGCGGCTGTCCGTCGGCTTCCACGAGCGGTACACCTCCGGCCGGATGGTCTCCCGGCTGACCAGCGACCTCGACTCGATCGCCGAACTGGTCGACGGCGGCATCGACCGGCTGGTCGTCTCCGCGCTGTCGGTGCTCACCGTGGCCGGCATCCTGCTCTGGCTGGACCCGCCGCTGGCCGCGGCGACCCTGCTCGCCTTCCCGTTCCTGCTGCTGCTGTCCCGCTGGTTCGCCCGCTCGTCGGCGGCGGCCTACCGGCGCACCCGGGAGGCGGTGGCGCTGGTCATCGTCCACTTCGTCGAGTCGCTGCGCGGGATCCGCGCGGTCCAGGCGTACCGGCGGGAGCGGCGCAACCAGCGGATCTTCGACGCGGTCAACGACGACTACCGGGAGGCGAGCCTGCGGGCGTTCCGGCTGATCGCGATCTTCTCGCCGGGGATCCGGGCGATCGGCAACGTCACCGTGGCGGTGGTGCTCGGCTACGGCGGCGCCCGGGTGCTCGGCGGCGGGATGGCGGTCGGGGTGCTCGCCGCGTTCCTGCTCTACCTGCGCCGCTTCTTCGAGCCGATGGAGGAGCTGAGCCAGTTCTACAACTCGTTGCAGTCGGCGACGGCCGCGCTGGAGAAGCTCGCCGGGGTGCTCGACGAGCCGCCCGGGGTGCCCGAACCGGCGCGGCCGGTGCCGCTGCCCGCCGGCCCGGGCCGCGGCGCACTGCGCTTCGACGGGGTCGGCTTCGGCTACCGGGCCGACGCGCCGGTGTTGTCGGGGCTGGACCTGACGGTCCCGGCGGGGCAGACGGTGGCGCTGATCGGGCCGACCGGCGCCGGCAAGTCCACCATCGCCAAGCTGGTCGCCCGGTTCCACGACCCGGTCACCGGCACCGTCGGCCTCGACGGGGTCGACCTGCGCGACCTGGCCGACGCCGAGCTGCGCCGGGCCGTGGTCCTGGTGACCCAGGAGAACCACCTGTTCAGCGGCTCGGTGTCGGAGAACATCCGGTTCGGCCGGCCGGACGCCGACGACGCCGAGGTCGAGGCCGCCGCCCGGGCGATCGGCGCGCACGACTTCATCGCCGCCCTCCCCGACGGGTACGCCACCGAGGTGCACCGGCGCGGCGGTCGGCTCTCCGCCGGGCAGCGGCAGCTCGTCGCGTTCGCCCGGGCGTTCCTGGCCGACCCGCGCGTGCTGATCCTCGACGAGGCCACCTCGTCGCTGGACGTGCCGAGCGAGCGGCTGGTGCAGCGGGCGCTGGCCACCGTACTGCGGGACCGGACGGCGCTGGTGATCGCGCACCGCCTCTCCACCGTCGAGATCGCCGACCGGGTGCTGGTCGTCGACGGCGGCAGGATCGTCGAGGACGGCCCGCCCGAACGGCTCACCGCGGCCGGCGGCCGGTACGCGGCCCTGCACCGGCAGTGGCGCGAGTCGCTGCTCTGA